CGCCTCGGGGGAAATCGGCGAGCTGCGAGGCATCCACGGGACGTTCACGTTCAACGGCGCCGCGAACAAAAGCAACGTCCGGTTCGTGAAAGAGTGGGGCGGCGGATCGATTTACGACGTCGGGGTATACCCGATTTCCGCGGCGCGCCTCGTGACGGGGCAGGAGCCCGAAGCGGTCACGTGCCGGGCGTTCTTCTCCCCGGAGCACGGCGACGTCGACATGATGGCGTCCGGGCTGATCGAGTTTCCGAACGACGTCTCTCTGACGTTCGATTGCGGCATGTGGGCGGAATTCCGCAACACGCTCGAAATTTTAGGCACGCAGGGACGCATCGAGGTGCCTTCGGCGTATATCGGTCCGCAAAACATCGTGCTGTACCGCAAAGGCGAGCGCACCGAGCTCGACATGCCGACGCTCAACACCTATACGCTGCAGGCCGACGCGATCGCCGCGGCGGCGAACGGGACGGCGCCGCTGCCGTTCGAGCCGCAGGACGCGATTCTCAATATGCGCGTCGTCGACGCTTGCCTCAAATCCGCCCGCGAACGAATTCGCGTTCAACTGTAAAGGAGGAGCATTCCTATGCAAACGACACCCTTGATCGAAACGATCGACGTATCCGGATTGAAAAAAGGCGTTTCGCGCCTCATCCTCGGCACCGACTACTTCAAGCCCGAGATCATGGACCGCATCGGTCCGATCATGGACGAATTCGTCGCGCTCGGCGGCAACACGCTCGACACCGCCCGCGTTTACGCCGGCGGCCTCAGCGAGGCGGCGGTCGGTCAATGGATCCGAGAGCGGGGCAACCGCGAAAAAATCAACGTCTGGACGAAGGGCGCCCATCACGACAAGAACGGGCCTCGCGTCAATAAGGACGCGATCTACGACGATCTGATGAACAGCCTCGAGGCGCTGCAGATGGACAGCGTCGAGATGTACGCGCTCCATCGCGACGACCCGGCCGTCGAAGTCGGCCCGATTCTCGAGGCGCTCAACGAGCATATCGAAGCCGGCCGGATTTCCGCGATCGGAGCTTCCAACTGGTCGTACCAGCGTTTGCAAGAAGCGAACGACTACGCCGCCGCGCACGGCCTTGTCGGCTTCAGCTTCAGCAGCCCGAACTTCAGCCTCGCGCGGGCGAACGAGCCGTTCTGGGCCGGCTGCGTCTCCGTCGACGACGAGACGCTCGAATGGCACCAGCGGTCCCAGCTGCCGCTGCTGTCTTGGTCGTCGCAGGCGCGCGGATTTTTCTCCGGACGGTATACGCCGGACAATCGCGAGAACGCCGATCTCGTTCGCGTATTTTACAGCGACGACAACTGGGCGCGCCAGCGCCGGGCCGGCGAGCTCGCGCGCGAGAAGGGCGTCACGACGATCCAGATCGCGCTCGCATACGTGCTGAGCCAATCGTTCCCGACCTGCGCGCTGATCGGTCCTGCGAATCTCGACGAGCTCCGCTCCTGCCGAGACGCGAGCCTGCTCCGGCTGACCGAGGAAGAGATCCGCTTCCTCGAAGGCTGAGCGGCCTGACGCTCGCCTGCGCTACCATTCCTCCGGCGCGATGTTTATAATAAGAGGCATACGTAACGGAGGATGGTCAGCTATGAGGAAAAGAGACGCCGACGCCGGCGCATTCGGCGCCGAGCCGCTGCGCAGCGACATCGATGCGGCGGACGCAACGTCCGCCGCGCGGGGACGCGGAGGCGAACGATGATCACGCGCACCGTCACCCCGTCGGAAGCCGGCAAACGGCTGCATCGCTATTTGCGCAGCTTGATGCCGAATTATCCGCTCGGCCAAATTTACAAAATGATCGATCAAGGGAAAGTGCGCGTCAACGGCAAACGAAAGAAACAAAATTACGAGATGGCGGCCGGCGACGAAATCGCGATCCACGTCGACGAAGCGACGTTCGAGCAATCGGGCGGCGAGGAGAAAAAGCCGAAATTCGTCGGGGTGAACGCGAACATAGACGTCGTCTACGAGGACGACGAGCTGCTCGTCGTCAACAAGCCGGCGGGGCTGCTGACGCATCCCGACCGGACGGAGCAGAAGGACACGCTCATTACGAGGGTGCACGCGTATTTGTACCGCAAAGGCGCGCTCGACAGCAAGCTGTTTCTTCCCGCGTCGGCCAATCGGCTCGACCGCAACACGAGCGGCCTCGTTCTGGTCGGCAAGACGGCCGGGATGCTTCATCGGTTGAACCAATGGGTGCAGCGGAGAGAAATCGGCAAGTTTTACGTGACGATCGTTCAGGGCCGGTTGGAAGGCTCCGGCACGATCGACGCGGCGCTCTCGCGCGACGAAACGTCGAACCGGACGAGGGTGTCGGCGGCCGAAGACGCGCGGGAGGCGATCACGCATTACGCGGCGCTGCAGACGTCGAACGGGTACACGCTCGTGGAGGTCGAACTCGAGAGCGGGCGCACGCACCAAATCCGTTCGCATTTCCAAAGCATCGGCCATCCGCTGCTCGGCGACGTCAAATACGGCGGCAGGCCGTACGAGGGCGTCAACCATCAGCTGCTGCACGCGTGGAAAGTGACGCTGCCCGACGGGCGCGTCTTTACCGCTTCGCCGCCGTCGACGTTCGGCGCCGTCATGCGGAAGCTGCGCCTTTCGCTCGCGGACCGGTAACGGCTCCAACGTTCGCGTCCCGCAAAAACCCTCTTTTCCCGACTCGGGAGAAGGGGGTTTTTCACGTGAGAGCATACGAGGCGGAATATTTAAATGTAAAAGAAAGCAGGAAAATGACGGTAAATGTCGAATGTTGTCAACATGGTCAGTCACTGTCGCAGAGGTGGAAGCAGCATTGAATAGAAAACAGGTCTTACACGAAGCCTCGCAAGTCGTATTCGAGCACTTGGGTCGCCTCCTCGGCGGAAGGTCGTACTTCCTCGCCGAGAACGATCTCACCACGAATTGGATCGTCAGCGCCTGGAATCGGAACGAACCGCTCGTCAAGACCGGAGCAGCGCTTTCATACGAACATACTTACTGCAAAATCGTTTACGACCGGGAAGGTCCCGCCTGGATCCCCGATACGAGCGCGGACCCGTCCACCATGCATCTCGAAGCGACGGAGCGGCTCGGTCCGTGTTCTTTCATCGGCGTTCCCGTCTACCGAAGCGGCGGCCGCAGATACGGCACGATTTGCGCGATCGACCGTCCGCACGGCTTCGACGATACGGCGCTGGCGCAGTTGGAACAGGCCGCCGTGTTTATCGGCGTTTTACTGGACGTAGAGAACAGTTTTTACATAGACGAATTAACGGAGCTGTACAACCGGACGTATTTAGAGATGTTTTACGATCATTTGTCGGCAGAAGCGAACGTCGGGGCGGTGTTTATCGACATCGACCGCTGCAAGACGATCAACGAAACGTACGGGAGGCCTTTCGGGGACGAATTGCTTCGGCAGTTCGCCGAGCGGCTTCGGAACGCCGTCCGCGGCGCGGGCATTCCGGCGCGTTACGCGGGCGACGAATTTATGGCGATCTTCTTCCACCGGACGAAGGAGCAGCTCGAAGCGGCGGCGGCCAGCATATACCGAAAGCTGACCGAGCCGTTCCTCGTGATGGGCCGCGAGGTGAGCGTCACGGTCAGCATGGGCGTCAGCGCGGAGGGCGGATCGCTGCGGGATCATATTTTGCAATCGGACGCCGCGATGTATCAAATCAAGAAGAACGGCAAACAGGGCATCGCCGTGTACGACGATCGGCTTCATCCGCTCATTCCGGAGAACGGCGTCCGCCGCAGCGTGAAATTCAACAGCTTCCAAATCGTGTACCAGCCGATCGTCGAGGTCGCTACCGGCGAATCGGCCGTCGAGGCGCTCGTGCGCATTCGGCATCCCGAGATGGGGATCGTCGGACCGAACATGTTTCTGCCGGCCGCCAAGCAATCGGGATATTTGCTGCAGATGGATTTGCACACGATCCGCACCGCCTGTTTGCAAGTGCAGGAGCTGCCCGATTGGCGAAACCGCATCGCGAAGCTCGCGGTCAACTGCGACGCGCTCGAGCTGCGGCAGCCCGATTTTCCGGAGATGGTCGATGCGATCTTGCGCGAGACGAACTTTCCGGCGGACCGCCTGGAGTTCGAATTGAACGAACGGATCAGCTTATTCGACGTCGAAGCGATCGAACCGCAAGTGATGCGCATGCGGGAGCAGGGCATTTCGTTCGCCTTGGACGATTTCGGCCACGGCAGCTCGACGCTCGGACTGCTGCTGAAGCTGCCTGTGGAGAAGGTGAAGCTGGATCGGCTGTTCGTCGAACAGATCGACCGGGATCCGCGAAGCCGTACGATCGTCGAGCATCTGCTGGCGATGTGCGAGCGGCTCGGCCTCGCGGTCGTCGCCGAAGGCATCGAGACGGATGCGCAGCTGCGGACGCTGCGCGAACTCGGCTGCCGCTGGATGCAGGGCTACCGGCTCGGACGGCCCGTGCCGTTCGAGCAGCTGCACGATACGCTGCTGGCCGCGGCGGCGCCGTAATACCTTCCGGCTACAGCTTCCTGGCCGGATCCGCGCCCGGGATGAACCGGAATAAGTCCCCGTAGACGATCGCATCCGACGACGTGAGCCGGTCGATCGCCTGCCGCTTGAACGGCTCGCACGCCGCCGCGTCGATTCGGCCGCCGCTCGCTTTGTCATAGCAAGCGTTCTTCGTGTAGACGAGCCGGTCGGTCACGAAGCTGCCGTCTCGGAAGACGACGAACTGCGGCCGGCCGGCGGCGAATAAATCCCGCCCGAAGTAATACCGATCTTCCGGCGTCGCGCCGAGCAGGTGGAGGAGCGTCGGATACAAATCGATTTGACCGCCGACCGTCGGCATGCGGCGCCCCGGCACGCCGGGGATATGGATGAGCAGCGGCACCCGCTGCAGCCGAACCGTATCGTACGGCGTAATCAACGGCTTGCCGAGCAGCTGCGCCATCGCTTTGTTGTGCTTGGTCGAGATGCCGTAATGGTCCCCGTACAGCACGAACACGGAACGTTCGTACAACCCCTGCGCTTTGACCGCCTCGAAAAACCGCTCTACCGCTTGATCCAAGTAGCGCACGGTCGGAACATACCGATTCAGCGTCCGGGAACTGGACGTATACTCCGGCAGCAGCCGATGCGCCTCGTCCAGCTCGAACGGATAATGGTTCGTCAGCGTAATCAATTTGGCGAAGAACGGCTGCGGCAGCTTCGCCGCGAGCGCGACGCTCTGTTCGAAGAACGAGACGTCGTTCAGTCCCCAGCCGATCCGATTTTCCTCGTTTACCGCGTAATCCCGCACCGAATAAAACCGGTCGTACCCGAGCGCCGGATACATGCGGCCACGGTTCCAGAACGACGGATCGTTCGCGTGGAACGCCGCCGTCGCATACCCCTCGCGCTTCAGCGACATCGGCAGCGTACGGTACACGTTCTGCGCATGCGTGAAGAAGACAGCGCCCGTCGGGAGCGGGAACAGGGACGTATCGATGAGAAACTCCGCGTCCGACGTTTTGCCTTGTCCCGTTTGATGATAAAACTCGTCGAACGCAAAGCTGTCCTTCATCAGCCGATTGAGGAACGGGGTCGCTTCCCGTCCGTCGATGCGCCGCTCCAGCATGAAACTCTGCAGCGATTCGAGCGAAATCAAAAACACATTGCGGCCCTTGGCGACGCCGAACAAGGACGGATCGGCGCCATCTAGGGGGAGCTCGTCGAAGATGCGCGCCGCCTCCTCGAAATCGGCTTCCCTCGCCAGCGCTTTACGCGAGCCCATGCGGGCGTTCAGCACCGCGTCGTATACGTGGTAATTGTACGCGCCGATACTGCGCACCAAGATTTGCCGGTCGAACGCCCGCGTCAGCAGGTCCGGACGGACGCTTTCGGCCATCGAATAGTTGCAGGCGAGCAGCCCGGCGGCGAGGCCGGCGGCGGCGGCCGTCCGATAGCGATTCCACGGAGCGGGGCGGAACCGGCGGCGCGCGGCGGCCAGCGACAGCAGCAACCCGTCCGCGAACAAGAGCGGGTCGGTCGGCTGCGTCAATTGCAGCACGCTGCTCCACAAATCGTTCATATGTTCGGACTGCAGCAGCACCGGGATCGTGATGAAATCGTTAAAAAATCGGTAAAAGACCAAATCGGCGAACAGCAGCGCCGATGTCGTGAAAGCGAGCGCGATCAAAGCGACGGAGAGTCTGCGGCGGAACGCCGCCGCGCATAACGCCGTCATCGCCAGCACGGAGGCGAGCGGATTGAGCGCCATCAACAGCTCCTGCTCCCAGCCGGATACCGGCAGCTCGAACGCGAGACGCTGCGTCAAATACGATTTCGCCCAAATCGCCGCGATGGCGAAGTAAATGAAGGCGTTGCTCCTCAACGCGAGTTCCCCCTCGGAATCGAAAAATAACAGACGTTAGCTTGACCCCGAATTCCGAAAATATTCCGGCGCCCCCAATGAAATACTAAAGCACCGATATTAGCGACGGGACGGTGTAGAGCAGGGCGATGCGAACTGGGAGTCGCGAGCGAAGCGGATTGGCGGCGGCCGCGTTTCTGATAGCGTTATATTTGGCTCCGCTGTATGTGCTGGGGCAAGACGCGCACGTCCGCATTCACGATAATTTGGATTCTAATATCGCTTGGTATAGGGTGCTGCTGCGCAGCGGCGAATGGTTCGGGCCGCACGATGCCGTCGTGCCCCAAATCGCGAACGGACTGCCGCGCAATGCGTACGGAACGGAATTCAGCCTCTTGATCGCGCTTCATGCGGCGTTCCCGCCGATGCTGGCGTACGCGGTCAGCCAGACGCTCGTTCGCGCGTTCGCGTTCCTTGGGATGTATTGGCTGCTGCGCGATCATTTGCTGCCGGGCGGCGGACCTCGGCTCGTGCGGATCGGCGTGCCGCTGACGTTCGCGCTGACGCCGTTCTGGCCGTCGGGCATGCTGAGCACGCTCGGACAGCCCCTCGCGCTCTGGGCGTTCCTGCACATCCGCCGCGGCGGCGGCCGCCTCAAGCATTGGGCGGCGATCGTATTGCTCCCGCTGTATTCGAGCTTCGTGCTCGGTTTTTTCTTCTTCCTCGCGGCGATGTCCGGGCTGTGGGCGTGGGACGCCTTGACGAAGCGCCGCTGGAATGCGCCGCTGCTCGGCGCCGTCGCGCTCATGACCGCGATCTATCTCGCGATCGAATATCGGCTGCTGCTGTCGCTCGTGCTCGCCGAAGCGCCGACGAGCCGGTCGGAGTTCGTGTCGTCGCGGCTGTCGACGTGGCGATGCGTGCGGCTCGCCTTCAAAAATTTCACGCTCGGCCATAACCATGTACATACGCTGCATACGGCCGTCGTGCTGCCGGTTACGTTCGTCGGCGCTTTGCTAGCCGCGGGACGGCGTTCGTGGCGGGATCGCTTGGAAGGCAGGCTGCTGCCGCCGCTGCTGCTGCTGAGCGCGGCGCTGTCGACGTGGTACGCGTTCTGGTTTCACGAGGCGTGGCAGCCGTGGAAAGAGCGCTTCGACCTGCTGAACACGTTCAACTTCGCCCGATTCCACTTTTTGCGCCCGCTGGTCATCTACGCCGCGTTCGCGCTGGCCTGTTCGCTGTTTTGGCGGAAAGGCGGCAAGCGGGGGCGCGCCCTCGTCTACGCGGCGATCGCCGCTCAGACAGCGGTGCTTCTCGCGGCGAACGACGAAATCGTCTACCGCGACGAGCCGTCGTTTCGTGAGTTTTACGCGGAGGCGCAGTTCCGGGACATCGCCGCGCACATCGGCCGTCCGTTCGAGGACTACCGCGTCGCCAGCATCGGCCTGCATCCGGCCGTGGCGCAATTCAACGGCTTTTACACGCTGGACACGTACAACAATTTCTACCCGCTCGCCTATAAACACGCGTTCCGGGAAATCATCGCGAAGGAGCTCGCCAAAAACAAAAAGCTGCGGACGTATTTCGATACATGGGGCGGCCGCTGTTACGTATTCGTGGACGAGCTCGGAAAAAAATACGACTTCCGGAAAACGTCGAAAAAAAAGGTGCGCCGGCTCGAGCTCGACGCCGCGGCGTTCCGAAGGCTCGGCGGGCGGTACATCCTATCCGCCGTGCCGATCGCGAACGCCGAAGCGAACGGGCTGCGCCTGCTGCGCATCTTCGACCACCCCGAGTCCGCTTGGCGCATTCACCTGTATGAGGCGATTCCCGATTGACGCATACTAACTGCGATGGGAAAGGGGGGATAACGACATGGCAAAGCCGGATAATCGAGCCGACAACGTGCCGCACCTGCAGAAGGCGATCCAAAATACGTTGAAAAAACTGCACGACACCGAGGATTATTTGGAGGAGTTCGGGGAGGAGATCCCTCAGCAAGAGAAGGAAACGCTGCTCGCGAAGAACGAGCGGCGCGAGCAATCGATCGCGAAATTCCGCCGAGAAGTGAGCGAGGAAGCGCACGAAAACCCATAACCCGCATCCGACCCCGTCCCGTGGACGGGGTTTTTTTCGTTTCCGCGGGCGGGCAAGGGGCAGTTTAGCTCTCGATCGCGGCGAGCAGCTTGATTGCTCCCCCGCCCAGGGGAAAGGTACATGACCACATGCCGGCGGGCGGCCGCGCTGCCCGCCGGAGCGTGCGCATGGCGACGGGCGGCTCGATGGTGACGAAATCGACATAGTTGTGGAACATGCGGAGGCTGTTGCCGGCGACGATGTTCAGCGCCTCGCCCAGCGCGTCCAGCATCAGCGGCATTTCTTCTTCCGCGCTCCAGCCGCCGTAGCTCATCCGATGCAGCAGACGCAGCGCCCCGTCGACGTCGACGCTGAGTAGCAAGCCGCCGTCCAGGGCGCCTTCGAGGAACGCGCAGGCGGTGACGTCGAGCAGCGGGGCGGCCGGCTCCCAGATCGGAGCGAACGGCGCGTCCGCGGCGGGGAAGCCGAGATGATGCTCGAAGTAAATGCGGGCGGCCTCCGCCATCCGCGCGAGCAGCGCGGGGGGAGCTCCCGCGCCCTGAGCTTCGGCCGGCGCCCCGGCATCGTCCTCGTACGGATGCAGCCAGCCGGCGAGGCGCTTCGCGCTCCGCTCCAAGGCGTGCCCGATGTCCGCGGCCGCGGCCGGCTCGTGCGCGCCGGCTTCGTCGGCGGGGCGATCGCAGCGCGCGATATATTTCCAGCTTACGAGATCGAACCGGTTGCGTTCGTATACGCTGCGAAACAGCGCCTTCGCTTCCTGGTAATCCCCGGACTCGAACAGCGCTCGCGCTTGCTCGAACATCTCTTGCGTCTGCGCCTTCTTTTCATAAATTTCGGGCGCGTCCGCCTGATACAGCTCGTAGATGCGTTCGGAGCGCTGGCGCCCGCGAACCCGGACGGTATCGATGTGCCGCATCGCGTACTCGTTCGCGCGGGCGAGGCGCTCCACCGTGTTGCCCGTCAGCAAGAGGGAGGTGCCGTACGACTTGTTCAGCCCTTCGATCCGAGACGCGACGTTGACGGCATCGCCGATGACCGTGCCTTGCAGGCGGCTCTCGCCGCCGACGACGCCGAGCAGCAGCGGCCCGCTGTTGAGGCCGATGCCGACGCGGATCGGCTCGTAGCCCGCGCGCAGCCGGCCCAGGTTGTAGTCGCGGAGGCAAGCAAGCATATGCAGCGAAGCGCGAACGGCGTCGTCCGCGGTCGTGCCGAACAGCGCCATGATCGAGTCGCCGATGAATTTGTCGATAAATCCGCCGAACGTCTCGATGCTCGGCTCCATGCGGGACAAATACGAATTTAAAAACCGGAGGGTTTCCTCCGGCGTCAATCGTTCGGACAGCGACGTGAAGGAGCGAATGTCCGAAAACAGCACGGTCATGTCGAGCCTGACGTAATCGTCCAGCCTCAGCTCGCCGATCGAACCCTTATTCATGTAGGTCAGCATTTGATGGGGCACGAACCGATGGTACGCTTCCGTCAATTTCCTGTCGTTCATACGACGATTTGGGACAAGTCCGAATAGATGGTGGAGAAGAGGCTTTCGTCCATCGCCTTCAGCCGGGCGTTCAGCGGCTTGGACGACGACACCGTCTTCGCCGTGCCGCCGGCTTGCAGGATCGCCTGCGCATAGCCGACGATGCGCTCGAGCGCTTCTTCGGCGAACGCCTCGGACGCATCGAACAGGAACACGACCTTCAGCGGCTTAATGAACTGGAAGCCCGCGACCGCGCCGCCCAGCGCATCCAGTTCGGCGGCGCCGACCGACCCGCGCAGCGTCACGAGAAACACGCCGTTCTTGTTCGTAATTTCGAACGGCGCGGCTTCGCTCGGCGCGGCCGACGCTTTCGCCGCCGCCGACGGCGAGGACGCTGCGGCGATTTCGTCCGACTGCTCCGTCCGCAGCACCTCGTTGATCGTCTGCAGCACCTTCTCCGCCGTAATCGGCTTAAGGATGTAATGCTTCGCGCCGTTCTGGATGGCGTCGAACACCATGCTGCGCTGGTCGAGCGCGCTGATCATTATGATGTTCGCCTCCGGATAGGAGGCGATGATTTTTTTGACCGCGTCGATGCCGCTCATGACCGGCATCGTAATGTCCATCGTTACGAGGTCCGGCATCGTTTTCACATATTCCTTATATGCTTCGATCCCGTTCGACGCTTCGGCCACGACCTCGTGACCCGCCTCCGTAAGCATCATCTTTAAATTGCGGCGCATCAAAATCGAATCGTCTACGATCAATACCGTTGCCATGGGCTTCGTCCCGTCCTTTTCCCGTATCGTTTCTCGTTACATTTTAATAAATCCGATGCCGACGCCGCCCGCCGTTCCGAGCAAGTCGACGGACCACATTTCCGACTCCGCGACCTTCATCGAAGCGCCCTGCGTGAAGACGGTGATCGGCGGATCGATTTGAAGGTACGCTTCCAGCGCGTCCATCGCCCGAAGCGAATTGCCGAATACGATGTTGGCGGTTTCCGCGAGCGTATCTTCCGTATACAATCGCTTCTCCTCCGGCGTCAGCTCGCCGTAAGCGAGCCGCTCGGTCAGCGCGTCCGCGGTCGGCTCGTCCATCGTCAGCACGAACATGCCGTTGCAGGCGCCTTGGACCGGCATGAACGTCGAGAA
The nucleotide sequence above comes from Paenibacillus sp.. Encoded proteins:
- a CDS encoding Gfo/Idh/MocA family oxidoreductase, encoding MAERQLRWGILGCAGIAQRAVIPGIKESSTGVVAAIASRDEAKAKETAEKHGIPKAYSSYEALLADDDIDAVYIPLPNHLHCEWTVKAAEAGKHVLCEKPAALNADEAAAMADACAKAGVVFAEAFMYRYHPRYAKIKELIASGEIGELRGIHGTFTFNGAANKSNVRFVKEWGGGSIYDVGVYPISAARLVTGQEPEAVTCRAFFSPEHGDVDMMASGLIEFPNDVSLTFDCGMWAEFRNTLEILGTQGRIEVPSAYIGPQNIVLYRKGERTELDMPTLNTYTLQADAIAAAANGTAPLPFEPQDAILNMRVVDACLKSARERIRVQL
- a CDS encoding aldo/keto reductase, with the protein product METIDVSGLKKGVSRLILGTDYFKPEIMDRIGPIMDEFVALGGNTLDTARVYAGGLSEAAVGQWIRERGNREKINVWTKGAHHDKNGPRVNKDAIYDDLMNSLEALQMDSVEMYALHRDDPAVEVGPILEALNEHIEAGRISAIGASNWSYQRLQEANDYAAAHGLVGFSFSSPNFSLARANEPFWAGCVSVDDETLEWHQRSQLPLLSWSSQARGFFSGRYTPDNRENADLVRVFYSDDNWARQRRAGELAREKGVTTIQIALAYVLSQSFPTCALIGPANLDELRSCRDASLLRLTEEEIRFLEG
- a CDS encoding RluA family pseudouridine synthase; this encodes MITRTVTPSEAGKRLHRYLRSLMPNYPLGQIYKMIDQGKVRVNGKRKKQNYEMAAGDEIAIHVDEATFEQSGGEEKKPKFVGVNANIDVVYEDDELLVVNKPAGLLTHPDRTEQKDTLITRVHAYLYRKGALDSKLFLPASANRLDRNTSGLVLVGKTAGMLHRLNQWVQRREIGKFYVTIVQGRLEGSGTIDAALSRDETSNRTRVSAAEDAREAITHYAALQTSNGYTLVEVELESGRTHQIRSHFQSIGHPLLGDVKYGGRPYEGVNHQLLHAWKVTLPDGRVFTASPPSTFGAVMRKLRLSLADR
- a CDS encoding bifunctional diguanylate cyclase/phosphodiesterase, which translates into the protein MNRKQVLHEASQVVFEHLGRLLGGRSYFLAENDLTTNWIVSAWNRNEPLVKTGAALSYEHTYCKIVYDREGPAWIPDTSADPSTMHLEATERLGPCSFIGVPVYRSGGRRYGTICAIDRPHGFDDTALAQLEQAAVFIGVLLDVENSFYIDELTELYNRTYLEMFYDHLSAEANVGAVFIDIDRCKTINETYGRPFGDELLRQFAERLRNAVRGAGIPARYAGDEFMAIFFHRTKEQLEAAAASIYRKLTEPFLVMGREVSVTVSMGVSAEGGSLRDHILQSDAAMYQIKKNGKQGIAVYDDRLHPLIPENGVRRSVKFNSFQIVYQPIVEVATGESAVEALVRIRHPEMGIVGPNMFLPAAKQSGYLLQMDLHTIRTACLQVQELPDWRNRIAKLAVNCDALELRQPDFPEMVDAILRETNFPADRLEFELNERISLFDVEAIEPQVMRMREQGISFALDDFGHGSSTLGLLLKLPVEKVKLDRLFVEQIDRDPRSRTIVEHLLAMCERLGLAVVAEGIETDAQLRTLRELGCRWMQGYRLGRPVPFEQLHDTLLAAAAP
- a CDS encoding LTA synthase family protein, whose product is MRSNAFIYFAIAAIWAKSYLTQRLAFELPVSGWEQELLMALNPLASVLAMTALCAAAFRRRLSVALIALAFTTSALLFADLVFYRFFNDFITIPVLLQSEHMNDLWSSVLQLTQPTDPLLFADGLLLSLAAARRRFRPAPWNRYRTAAAAGLAAGLLACNYSMAESVRPDLLTRAFDRQILVRSIGAYNYHVYDAVLNARMGSRKALAREADFEEAARIFDELPLDGADPSLFGVAKGRNVFLISLESLQSFMLERRIDGREATPFLNRLMKDSFAFDEFYHQTGQGKTSDAEFLIDTSLFPLPTGAVFFTHAQNVYRTLPMSLKREGYATAAFHANDPSFWNRGRMYPALGYDRFYSVRDYAVNEENRIGWGLNDVSFFEQSVALAAKLPQPFFAKLITLTNHYPFELDEAHRLLPEYTSSSRTLNRYVPTVRYLDQAVERFFEAVKAQGLYERSVFVLYGDHYGISTKHNKAMAQLLGKPLITPYDTVRLQRVPLLIHIPGVPGRRMPTVGGQIDLYPTLLHLLGATPEDRYYFGRDLFAAGRPQFVVFRDGSFVTDRLVYTKNACYDKASGGRIDAAACEPFKRQAIDRLTSSDAIVYGDLFRFIPGADPARKL
- a CDS encoding DUF6044 family protein, translated to MRTGSRERSGLAAAAFLIALYLAPLYVLGQDAHVRIHDNLDSNIAWYRVLLRSGEWFGPHDAVVPQIANGLPRNAYGTEFSLLIALHAAFPPMLAYAVSQTLVRAFAFLGMYWLLRDHLLPGGGPRLVRIGVPLTFALTPFWPSGMLSTLGQPLALWAFLHIRRGGGRLKHWAAIVLLPLYSSFVLGFFFFLAAMSGLWAWDALTKRRWNAPLLGAVALMTAIYLAIEYRLLLSLVLAEAPTSRSEFVSSRLSTWRCVRLAFKNFTLGHNHVHTLHTAVVLPVTFVGALLAAGRRSWRDRLEGRLLPPLLLLSAALSTWYAFWFHEAWQPWKERFDLLNTFNFARFHFLRPLVIYAAFALACSLFWRKGGKRGRALVYAAIAAQTAVLLAANDEIVYRDEPSFREFYAEAQFRDIAAHIGRPFEDYRVASIGLHPAVAQFNGFYTLDTYNNFYPLAYKHAFREIIAKELAKNKKLRTYFDTWGGRCYVFVDELGKKYDFRKTSKKKVRRLELDAAAFRRLGGRYILSAVPIANAEANGLRLLRIFDHPESAWRIHLYEAIPD
- the tlp gene encoding small acid-soluble spore protein Tlp, which produces MAKPDNRADNVPHLQKAIQNTLKKLHDTEDYLEEFGEEIPQQEKETLLAKNERREQSIAKFRREVSEEAHENP
- a CDS encoding adenylate/guanylate cyclase domain-containing protein, whose amino-acid sequence is MNDRKLTEAYHRFVPHQMLTYMNKGSIGELRLDDYVRLDMTVLFSDIRSFTSLSERLTPEETLRFLNSYLSRMEPSIETFGGFIDKFIGDSIMALFGTTADDAVRASLHMLACLRDYNLGRLRAGYEPIRVGIGLNSGPLLLGVVGGESRLQGTVIGDAVNVASRIEGLNKSYGTSLLLTGNTVERLARANEYAMRHIDTVRVRGRQRSERIYELYQADAPEIYEKKAQTQEMFEQARALFESGDYQEAKALFRSVYERNRFDLVSWKYIARCDRPADEAGAHEPAAAADIGHALERSAKRLAGWLHPYEDDAGAPAEAQGAGAPPALLARMAEAARIYFEHHLGFPAADAPFAPIWEPAAPLLDVTACAFLEGALDGGLLLSVDVDGALRLLHRMSYGGWSAEEEMPLMLDALGEALNIVAGNSLRMFHNYVDFVTIEPPVAMRTLRRAARPPAGMWSCTFPLGGGAIKLLAAIES
- a CDS encoding response regulator; the protein is MATVLIVDDSILMRRNLKMMLTEAGHEVVAEASNGIEAYKEYVKTMPDLVTMDITMPVMSGIDAVKKIIASYPEANIIMISALDQRSMVFDAIQNGAKHYILKPITAEKVLQTINEVLRTEQSDEIAAASSPSAAAKASAAPSEAAPFEITNKNGVFLVTLRGSVGAAELDALGGAVAGFQFIKPLKVVFLFDASEAFAEEALERIVGYAQAILQAGGTAKTVSSSKPLNARLKAMDESLFSTIYSDLSQIVV